A portion of the Zingiber officinale cultivar Zhangliang unplaced genomic scaffold, Zo_v1.1 ctg105, whole genome shotgun sequence genome contains these proteins:
- the LOC122035774 gene encoding tetra-peptide repeat homeobox protein 1-like encodes MDRPVKRRKTSAAAASASAEAAAASSKAAAASAKAAAASDGDVNSDDEQVADAVPVPVANPEAVPDAVTVTVTVPVPVPVPVPKAVPIPDLNVPVPVPDPVPVPVPVAVPIPDLNAPVPVPDDVPVPVPVAAPAVPVPVPVPDAVAVPVPVAVPAAHPASPAVEIQYTYDEAGRLTAVQYITRPNVYLQSLRFGTGSGEKRG; translated from the coding sequence ATGGATCGGCCTGTCAAGCGGCGAAAGACCTCAGCAGCGGCCGCTTCCGCCTCTGCTGAGGCCGCTGCCGCCTCTTCTAAGGCCGCGGCCGCCTCCGCTAAGGCCGCTGCCGCATCAGACGGCGATGTCAACTCGGATGACGAACAAGTTGCGGACGCCGTCCCCGTTCCAGTCGCCAACCCCGAAGCCGTCCCCGACGCCGTCACCGTCACCGTCACCGTCCCCGTCCCCGTCCCCGTCCCCGTCCCTAAAGCCGTCCCCATCCCCGACCTCAATGTTCCGGTCCCCGTTCCCGACCCCGTCCCCGTCCCCGTTCCAGTCGCCGTCCCCATCCCCGACCTCAATGCCCCGGTCCCCGTTCCCGACGACGTACCCGTCCCCGTTCCAGTCGCCGCCCCCGCTGTCCCGGTTCCCGTTCCCGTTCCCGACGCCGTCGCCGTCCCCGTTCCAGTCGCCGTCCCCGCAGCTCACCCCGCGTCCCCGGCTGTAGAGATTCAGTACACGTACGACGAAGCAGGGAGACTCACGGCCGTCCAATACATAACAAGGCCCAATGTCTATCTACAGAGCTTGAGGTTTGGCACTGGCAGTGGAGAAAAGAGAGGGTAG